ATCAAGACACTCGCATGACATCCAATTCCGACCCGACTAAAATTCAGAAAACGGTGTTGGTGATTTTGACGGTGGGGCTGCTTGGATGGGGAAGTTTCCATGCCGTGGGCGCCTACTTTGGCGGTTTTGGCGGAGAAAACCTACAGCACGATTTTCGCCGCTCGTTGGTAGTATTGGCCTGTATGACCGCCTTTCTTGCCCTGTGGTGGTGGTTAATCCTTACGCGAAAACCACGCGGTTCTCGAACCGAACGTCGGCTCTGAACGAAGAAATGTCATGGCAACCGCCGACGCGGTCAAAATCTGAAATTGCCGCTGGCGCGCGAATGCGGCAATAATGGCGGCACACGCCTGCCAAACGGAAAGTTCCTCCATGCAAACGGGCATGATGGAGGAACATCTGCGGTTCGAGGATTTCCAATGTCGAAAAAAACTGAGGCTCTGGCTGAGGGCCAGTCGATTGCCGGCTTATCGATCGGCGCATACCTTATTCGCCGACTGCAAGACTACGGCGTACGCCACGTGTTCGGCATTCCGGGCGATTACGTACTGGGCTTTTACAAAATGCTCAGCGAAAGTCCCATTCAAACCATCGGCTGCACGCGCGAAGATTGCGCCGGCTTTGCAGCCGATGCTTACGCCCGGGTAAACGGCATGGGGGCCGTGTGTGTCACGTACTGCGTGGGGGGATTAAGTTTGTGCAACTCGATCGCCGGCGCTTATGCCGAAAAATCGCCGGTGGTGGTCATCAGCGGCGCTCCCGGATTGCACGAACGGGTCAACAATCCGCTGTTGCACCACAAGGTGCGAGATTTTCACACTCAATCTGAAGTGTTTGAAAAGCTGTGTATCGCGGGAGCGGAGCTGGACGATGCCAACGAAGCGTTTCGCGAAATCGACCGGGTGCTTGATGCCGCTGCTCGCCACAAACGGCCCGTTTATTTGGAATTGCCTCGCGACATGGTCAATGTCGTTCCAGAAAAGCCGTATCCCTTCCGCCAATTGGAAGCCACGCTCGAGCCGGAAGCATTGAGCGAATCGATCGAAGAAGCTGCCCGTTGGATTTCCAATTGTCAGAGGGCCGTGATCATTACCGGCGTGGAAATTCACCGTTTCGGTCTGCAAGACGACGTGTTGGCGCTAGCCGAAGCATCGAACATCGCGATTGCGGCCACGATATTGGGCAAAAGCGTGATCAGCGAAGTTCATCCGCTGTACGTCGGCTTGTACGAGGGGGCGTTGGGGCGCGAGGAAGTTACGCGCTTCGTGGAGGAAAGCGATTGTGTGATCTTGCTGGGGACATTCATGACCGACATCAACTTGGGGATTTACACCGCCAACTTGGACCCGGCGAAGTGCATTTA
The Pirellulales bacterium genome window above contains:
- a CDS encoding thiamine pyrophosphate-dependent enzyme yields the protein MSKKTEALAEGQSIAGLSIGAYLIRRLQDYGVRHVFGIPGDYVLGFYKMLSESPIQTIGCTREDCAGFAADAYARVNGMGAVCVTYCVGGLSLCNSIAGAYAEKSPVVVISGAPGLHERVNNPLLHHKVRDFHTQSEVFEKLCIAGAELDDANEAFREIDRVLDAAARHKRPVYLELPRDMVNVVPEKPYPFRQLEATLEPEALSESIEEAARWISNCQRAVIITGVEIHRFGLQDDVLALAEASNIAIAATILGKSVISEVHPLYVGLYEGALGREEVTRFVEESDCVILLGTFMTDINLGIYTANLDPAKCIYATSEQLRIRHHHFHGVPLGDFIRALAARRPTPPARTLPTPPQRNGEKFVPRREAPVTIRRLTARLNEMLNDQTVVIADIGDSLFAATELVVRERTEFISPAYYTSMGFSVPAAVGVHAARSDRRAVVIVGDGAFQMTGMELSTLVRHRFPTVIVLLDNGGYGTERFLHPQCNFNDVHPWRYHKLPEVLGGGTGYDIRTEGELDEALKRAWADTSGPSLLQVHISPDDISTALRRLSERLSKRV